From Deltaproteobacteria bacterium:
GCGACAAACTTTCCGTAATAGCCCGTTGCAGACTGAGCATCTATGTTGACTCTTTTCGGTTTGATCAACTCCTTCCAATTTCTCTGGAACATACGCTTCCTCCAATTATTTTGAAGCCCTTCTTTGTTACTTCGAATATAGCTCTACGATGAGCTGTTCCTGAATCGGCTCGGTTATGTGCTCTCTCGAGGGAAGGTTCTTTACAACACCCGTGAACTCATCCCTTGCCAGTTCGAGCCAATCTGGAATCCCCTTTCTCACAACCGAATCCAGCGCTTCATTGATCTGCTGAATTTTCCTGCTCTTTTCCTTCAGCTCAACGGTGTCACCCTCTTTGACGAGATAGGATGCGATATTGACCTTTTTCCCATTGATGTTGAAGTGGCCGTGGTTCACATACTGTCGCGCCTCTCTCCGGGTAACGGCAAAGCCGAGCCGGTAAACAACATTGTCAAGTCTCCTTTCCAGGAGTATCAGAAGATTGTCCCCTGTCTTCCCTTTCATCTTGTCGGCCTTGTAGAAATATATCCTGAACTGCTTCTCCATCACGCCATAAATCCTCTTGGCCTTCTGCTTCCCTCTGAGCTGAACCCCGTAGTCACTGAATTTTGGCCTCCTCTGGCCCTGCTGACCCGGCGCATATGGCCTCCTCTCGAAGGAGCACTTATCGGTAAAGCATCTATCACCCTTTAAAAAGAGCTTCATGCCTTCCCGTCTGCAAAGCTTGCAGACCGACTCGTTATATCTACCCAATTTCTCTACCTCCTTGTGCTAAACTCTTCTTCTTTTCGGCGCCCTGCACCCGTTGTGGGGAATCGGTGAAACGTCCCTTATATAGTTGACCTTCAATCCCGCCGCCTGCAGGGTCCTGAGCGCTGCCTCCCTGCCTGATCCCGGTCCTTTGATGTAAACGGCCACTGTCCGAACACCGTTATCCATTGCTTTCTTCGCAACGTCTTCCGCCGCCATCTGGGCGGCAAAAGGTGTCGACTTCCTCGATCCCTTGAAGCCCATGGCGCCTGCGCTCGACCAGGCTATCGTGTTCCCATCCATATCGGTTATGGTGATTACCGTGTTGTTGAATGTGGCTTTGATATGAGCCAGCGCTGTTGGAATATTTTTCTTTGCTTTCTTCCTGCCCTTCGATGGCTTCGCCATTTTTCCTCCGTTTTTTCCTGACCGTCTTTACTTTCTTACCTTCTCTCTCTTTTTCCCTACAACCGATTTTCTCGGCCCCTTCCTCGTCCTGGCGTTTGTGTGGGTGCGCTGTCCCCTGACGGGAAGCCCCTTTCTATGCCTGAGCCCCCTGTAGGTCCCCAGATCCATCAACCTCTTGATGTTCATCGCCACTTCTTTTCTCAAATCACCCTCGACTTTGACCCTGGCGTCGATAACCTCTCTTATTTTTGCAACCTGATCCTCGGTCAGATCTTTCACCTTTATGGTCGGATCGACACCCGCTTCAACCAACACCTTCTGTGATGTCGTATGTCCTATACCGAAGATGTAGGTGAGGGCAATGTCAATTTTCTTCAATTTCGGAAGGTCGACTCCTGCAATACGTGCCAATGTTTCCTCCTTTACCCTTGTCTCTGTTTGTGCTTGGGATTTTTACAGAGCACTCTTATAACACCTTTCCTTTTAATAATTATACATTTGTCACATATTTTTTTAACTGATGCTCTAACTTTCATATCTCCCTCATCTTCTCGTTCTGTATACGATTCTTCCCCTCGTCAGGTCGTAGGGGGAAAGCTGAACGGTTACCTTGTCACCGGGAAGAATCTTGATGAAATTCATTCGCATCTTCCCGGAAATGTGAGCAAGGATAACCATTTCATTTTCGAGTTCCACCCTGAACATTGCGTTCGGCAACAGTTCGATGACGGTTCCTTCCACCTCTATTGCTTCTTCCTTCGCCATAACTCTCCCTAAACCTTGCTTAAAATCATAGGCCCATTCTCTGTTATTGCCACGGAGTGCTCGAAGTGGGCTGAAAGCTTTCTATCCTTCGTGACCACGGTCCAGCCGTCACCTAGGACCTCCACCTCATATCCTCCCTGATTGACCATCGGCTCCAGGGCAAGGACGAGTCCCGGGACGAGTTTGATCCCCGTTCCCTTATTGCCGAAATTTGGAACCTGTGGCTCTTCGTGCAGGCTCTTTCCTATCCCGTGCCCCACAAAATCCCTCACGACGGAAAACCCGTTTTTCTCCACGTGCGATTGAATCGTGTACGAAATATCGTATAACCTGTTTCCGCTCTTTGTCTCCCGTATACCTTCGTAGAGGGAGCTTTCCGTAACATCGAGGAGCTTTTTTGCCTTTCCGCTCACCGCTCCCACGGGAAAAGTCTTGGCCGCATCCCCGTAAAACCCGTCCTTGTAAAGACCGAAGTCGATGCTTACGATATCTCCCTCCCTCAAGAGCTTGTCTTTCCGGGGAATACCGTGAACAACCTCTTCGTTGACGGACACACAAAGATTCGCCGGGTAACCCATATATCCTTTAAACGCCGCCCCCACATTCCTGTCCCTTACAAACTTTTCCGAAAACTCCTCAAGGTCATACGTCGACATGCCGGGCTCTATGATTTCCCTTATCCTTTCGAAAAAATCTGCCACAATGGCATTTACCGCTCTCAAGGCTTCGATTTCTTCACTGTTCTTAAGTAGGATCATTTATCATTCATTCATCAAGGATAGATACGATTTTCCCGTATATATCATCAATTTCTCCCTTCGCGGGAACAGTCCTCAGATTGCCTTTCGACGAGTAATAGGTGATGAGGGGTTCCGTCATATCTCTGTATGTCTTCAGCCTGTTTATTATCGTTTCTTCCTTGTCGTCGTCCCGCTGATAGAGCTCTCCCTTGCAGACATCGCACCTTCCTTCCTCTTTTGGAACGTTGTAAACCACGTGGTACATGGCGCCGCAGGACCTGCAGGTTCTTCGCCCCGAAAGCCTGCCTATGAGGTCGCTTTCATCCGCTTCGAGGGATATGACGTACCCTACCTCCTTCCCGAGTTCCTCTGTAACTGCTTCAAGAGCCTCAGCCTGAGGAATCGTTCGGGGAAATCCGTCGAGTATGAACCCGCTGTTACAATCGGGTTTTTGAAGCCTCTCCCTTACGATACCGATGACAACATCGTCGGGTACGAGGGAGCCGCTGTCCATGCACATTTTTGCCTTCAGCCCGAGTTCCGTCTCCTCTTTCACCGCTTCCCTCAGCATGTCTCCCGTCGATATCTGCGGGATTTTATACCTCTCCATGATCTTTTTCGCCTGGGTACCTTTTCCAACACCGGGCGGCCCGAGAAGTATGATGCCCTTCATCCCCCTACCTCCTTGCTCTCACTTTCCCTTTTTTCAGAAACCCTTCATAATGCCTGGACAGAAGGTGAGTCTCTATCTGCTGAACCGTGTCCATTGCTACCCCGACCACGATTAACAATGCCGTTCCGCCAAAGTAGAACGGAACGTTGAACCTGTTTATGAGAATTGAGGGGAGAACGCAGATTGCCGCAACGTAGAGAGCGCCGCCGAGGGTGATTCTCGTGAGTACGAGGTCGATATATTCCGCCGTCCTCTTCCCGGGTCGTATTCCGGGGATATACCCGCCATATTTTTTTACATTGTCCGCAACATCGACGGGATTGAAGGTAACCGCCGTGTAGAAATAGCAGAAGAATATGATGAACACCACATAGAGCAGCTCATAGAGCACCCGGCCCGGTGTCAGGTATGTCGATATGTTCTGTGTAACGGGATGGGGTATGAAGTTGGCCAGCGTCGCGGGAAAGAGCAGGATGGATGAGGCAAAAATTGGCGGAATGACACCTGCGGTATTTACCTTCAACGGCAGGTGAGTGCTCTGCCCGCCGTACACTCTTCTGCCCACGACCCTTCTTGCGTACTGTATCGGTATACGCCTGTGAGCCCTTTCAAAATAGACAATCACGGCAACCACGAAAATCATGATCGCGATGAGGAACAGAAGGATGAAAAGGCTCAATTCGCCTGCTTTGACGAGCCTGCCAGTCCTGACGATGGCGCTCGGCATACGGGCGACGATTCCCGCAAAAATAATCAACGATATTCCATTCCCTATTCCTCTCTCCGTGATCTGCTCACCGATCCACATGATAAAGAGGGTTCCCGATGTGAGCGTCAGAACGGTGAGCATCCTGAAGCTCCAACCCGGATGATAGACAACAGAGGCTCCCGATGCCACTTGCATTCCCTCGATACCTATCGCGATGCCGAGCGACTGAATTACGCTGAGTAAAACCGTGCCGTATCTCGAATATTGATTGATCTTTTTCCTGCCCAGTTCCCCCTCTTTTGAAAGCCTTTCCAGGTATGGGACAACCACCGTGAGCAGCTGAAGAATGATGCTCGCGCTTATGTAGGGCATTATCCCGAGGGCAAAAACAGAAAGTCTTTGCAGGGCCCCTCCGGAAAACATGTCGATCATTCCAAAGAGTGTTCCGCTCTGTTGTGCGAAAAATGCAGATAGCGCCGGCGTGTCGATCCCCGGCGTCGGCACGTGAGCTCCGAGCCGGTATATGATGAGAAAACCGGCGGTCACGAGTATCCTTTTCTTTAACTCGGGGATCTTTGTTATGTTCTGTAAACTTCCTAACAAGTTAGCCAACCTCTACTGAACCACCGGCGGCTTCGATCTTTTGAACAGCCGACGGGGAAGCCTTGTTCACCTTGACGTTGAGTCTCTTCGTCACCTCTCCCTTCCCCAGGAGCTTGACGCCGCTTTTAAGGTTTTTTACGAGCCCTTTTCTCAGGAGAAAAGGGATGTCTACAACATCTCCATCCTCGAACACTTCCAGGCTGCCCACGTTGACGATGGCAAATTCCTTCCTGAATATGTTCCGAAACCCCCTCTTGGGAACCCTCCGTTGAAGAGGCATCTGCCCTCCCTCAAAACCGGGTAGCGTTTTGCCTCCCGATCTCTGGCCCTGCCCCTTGTGACCTCTGCCACAGGTCTTTCCCATGCCCGAACTATTTCCTCTTCCCACCCTCTTTTTCCTCTTCTTTGATCCGGTAGGTGGCTTCAAATCATCCAGTCTCATCTGCCATCTCCAAATTTACGTTTATCCTTCCTCAACGTGGAGCATGAACTTCACCTTCTCGATCATTCCCCTGATTTCAGGCGTGTCCTTCCTGATAACGGTTCCATTCAGCTTTCTCAAACCGAGTCCCCGAATAACCCTTCTCTGCTTTTCCGATTTGCCGATCAAGCTTTTCTTGAGCGTTATCTTAAGTTCTTTGCCCATCGCCCCACCTCACTGCTCCCCTCTTTTCCGAAAGGCCACGACGGCGGAAGGGTCTTTAATTTTCAAAAGACCATCGATGCAGGCCTTGACGAGGTTGTGGGGATTGTTGCTCCCGATGGACTTGGTGAGGATATCCGTAACGCCAGCCGCCTCGACGACTGCCCTGATCGCTCCACCTGCTATCACGCCCGTCCCTGGTGAAGCCGGCTTCAGCACCACCTTGCTCGCTCCAAATTCACCGAGAGAATCATAGGGTATCGTGCCTTCCACAAGGGGTATCTTCACAAGATTTTTTTTCGACTTTTCTATCGCTTTTCTAATTGCTTCGGGAACCTCATTGGCTTTTCCGAGGCCGTATCCCACGATGCCGCTGCCATCGCCCACTACCGTAAGAGCACTGAAACTGAACCTCTTTCCGCCCTTTACGACCTTGGAAACCCTGCTTATGTGAATGACCTTTTCCCTCAAATCCAGACCGTCGGGTTTTATTCTCTTCGTCAAATCAAAAGCCTCCTTTTAAGTTATTTCCTCAGAATTCAAGCCCGGCTTCTCGGGCGCCCTCGGCGAGAGCTTTTACCCTTCCGTGATAGATGAATCCGTTTCTGTCAAAGACGATCTTCTTCAATCCCTTCTCGATCGCTTTTTCCGCCACGACCTGTCCGACCACCTTCGCCGCTTCGGTCTTCTTGAGACCCTTCACCTTCTCCTTTACATCCCTGTTGAGCGTCGATACGGTGAGGATGGTGCTGCCTATCGAATCGTCTATGATCTGTGCGTAAATGTGTTTTGCGCTTCTAAAAACAGACAGTCTCGGTCGCTCCGCAACGCCGAATATCTTTTTGCGAATCCTTTTTTTCCTTCTTGCTCTCAGATAGCTTTTCTGCTTGACTTCCATCTGTGAAACTCCTGATTTTTATATGGCGATTTGCATCACTTTCCTACTGCTTTTCCGGCTTTCTTGATCAGCCGTTCGCCCCGGTAGCGTATACCCTTGTTCTTGTAAACATCGGGCTTTCTGAACGCCCGGATCTCGGCCGCAACAAGACCCACCTTCTCCTTGTCGTACCCGAAGACTTTGATCACCGTATTTCTCTCCTCAACGGTGATTTTTATCCCTTCCGCTATCGGATATTGCACCGGATGGGAATAGCCGAGGGTGAGGTGAAGGTCCTTTCCCCTCATCTCGGCCCTGTAGCCAACTCCATGAATTTCGAGCACCTTTTCAAATCCCCTCGACACACCCTCCACCATGTTGCTCACGAGAGTCCTCACGAGACCGTGATACGCCCGGGACCTTTTGGTCTGGTTGGCTCTTGTGACGTGGATTTTCCCGTTGTCTATGTTCAGAACTACACCCTCGGGAATTTTCCTAGAAAGAGAACCAAGCTTTCCCGTAACCGTCAAAGTATTTCCTTCAAGATTTACCTTGACGTCATCTGGAATGTCGACGGGAACCTTTCCGATCCTTGACATTTTCCCTCTCCGTTTACCAGATTTCGCAGAGCAGCTCCCCGCCTACGCCCTGCTCTTTTGCCTTGTCGCCGGTCATAACTCCACGTGACGTGGAGAGAATGCAGATTCCATACCCTCTCTTTACCGTGGGAATATCCTGTTTCCCCACGTACACCCTTCTTCCCGGTTTGCTGACCCTTCTCATGCCGAGGATGGCGTAGCCATAGATAGGGCTCTGCTTCAGGTTGATTCTCAACATTCCCTGTTTCGTGTCCTCTCTATACTTGAAGCTCTCGATAAATCCTTCTTCTGTCAAAATAGACGCGATTGAAACGAGCATGTTGGACGATGGAAGCTCAAAAGAGTTCTTTCCCGCCATCTGGGCATTGTTTACCCTGGCAAGAAAATTCGATATGTGATCGTTGATCGGCATATTTTCTCCCCTTTACCAGCTCGCTTTTCTCACGCCTGGAAGCTCTCCCCGGAGGGCAAGCTCCCGAAGACATATCCGGCAGAGCTCGAACTTTCTGTAAAACGCCCTTGACCGGCCGCAACGCCTGCAGCGATTTTTTTTCCTTACCTTGAATTTCGGTTCCCTCTTCATCTTTTCGAGCTGAGACTTCCTCGCCAATTCACTCCCTCCTTTAGTTGCGAAACGGCATTCCCAGGAGCTTGAGCAGCGCCAGGGCTTCCTCGTCCGTTTTCGCCGAAGTAACGAACGTAACGTTCATACCCTTTATTTTTTCTATCTTGTCGTAATTTATCTCGGGAAAAACTATCTGCTCCCTTATACCGAGCGTGTAGTTTCCCCTTCCATCAAAGCCCCGCGGAAGGACTCCCTTGAAATCTCTCACCCGGGGGAGGGCCACATTGAACAGCTTGTCGATGAAAAAATACATCCGATCCCCGCGAAGAGTAACCTTGGCACCTATCGGCATGCCCTTTCTCAACTTGAAGTTCGATATCGACAGGCGTGCCTTTGTCACAATCGGCCTCTGTCCCGTAATGACGGCAATCTCATCCATGGAGGAATCGAGTATCTTGATATTCTGTATCGCCTCGCCGACCCCCATGTTGACGACAACCTTCAACAATTTGGGTACCTGCATCTCATTTTTGTAGTCGAATTGCTCCATCATCTGCTTCTTGACTTCCAACTTGTAATATTCCAAGAGTCTGGGCTTCATCCCGGTCCCTCTTCCCTATTTCTTTTTCGCCTCGATTGTCTCTTCGCAACTTTTGCAGAAGCGGAACTTTTCTCCCGCTTCGGTAATCCTGTAGCCTACCCTCACGGGTTTGTTGCACTTGTCACACATTATCATGGCATTTGTGGCAAATATGGGGGTTTCCTTTTCGATAATGCCGCCCTGGGGGTTGACATTGCTCGGTCTTACGTGTCTCTTCACGACGTTGACCTTCTCAACGATGATCTTCCCTTTTTCGGGCAGCACCCTGATAACCTTCCCGACTTTTCCCCTGTCTTTCCCTTTGATGATCTTGACGATATCGTTTCGCCTGATCCGCATTTTGACCTGGGCCATCTCCACTCTCCTTAAAGCACTTCCGGGGCAAGTGAAATGATCTTCATGAAATTTTTTGCCCTCAACTCTCTGGCGACAGGGCCGAAGATTCTCGTCCCCACCGGCTCTCCCTGGGGGTTAATGAGGACTGCGGAGTTCGTGTCGAACTTGATATATGTCCCGTCGGGTCTCCGAATCTCCTTGACAGCTCTGACGACAACGGCCCTCATGACATCGCCCTTCTTTACCTTGCTATTCGGGAGTGCTTCTTTCACGCTCACAACGAT
This genomic window contains:
- a CDS encoding 50S ribosomal protein L18 translates to MEVKQKSYLRARRKKRIRKKIFGVAERPRLSVFRSAKHIYAQIIDDSIGSTILTVSTLNRDVKEKVKGLKKTEAAKVVGQVVAEKAIEKGLKKIVFDRNGFIYHGRVKALAEGAREAGLEF
- the rplN gene encoding 50S ribosomal protein L14, whose translation is MIQMQTVLDAADNSGAKKLYCIKVLGGSRRRYASLGDVIVVSVKEALPNSKVKKGDVMRAVVVRAVKEIRRPDGTYIKFDTNSAVLINPQGEPVGTRIFGPVARELRAKNFMKIISLAPEVL
- the rplF gene encoding 50S ribosomal protein L6, which produces MSRIGKVPVDIPDDVKVNLEGNTLTVTGKLGSLSRKIPEGVVLNIDNGKIHVTRANQTKRSRAYHGLVRTLVSNMVEGVSRGFEKVLEIHGVGYRAEMRGKDLHLTLGYSHPVQYPIAEGIKITVEERNTVIKVFGYDKEKVGLVAAEIRAFRKPDVYKNKGIRYRGERLIKKAGKAVGK
- a CDS encoding 50S ribosomal protein L24 is translated as MRIRRNDIVKIIKGKDRGKVGKVIRVLPEKGKIIVEKVNVVKRHVRPSNVNPQGGIIEKETPIFATNAMIMCDKCNKPVRVGYRITEAGEKFRFCKSCEETIEAKKK
- the secY gene encoding preprotein translocase subunit SecY; this translates as MLGSLQNITKIPELKKRILVTAGFLIIYRLGAHVPTPGIDTPALSAFFAQQSGTLFGMIDMFSGGALQRLSVFALGIMPYISASIILQLLTVVVPYLERLSKEGELGRKKINQYSRYGTVLLSVIQSLGIAIGIEGMQVASGASVVYHPGWSFRMLTVLTLTSGTLFIMWIGEQITERGIGNGISLIIFAGIVARMPSAIVRTGRLVKAGELSLFILLFLIAIMIFVVAVIVYFERAHRRIPIQYARRVVGRRVYGGQSTHLPLKVNTAGVIPPIFASSILLFPATLANFIPHPVTQNISTYLTPGRVLYELLYVVFIIFFCYFYTAVTFNPVDVADNVKKYGGYIPGIRPGKRTAEYIDLVLTRITLGGALYVAAICVLPSILINRFNVPFYFGGTALLIVVGVAMDTVQQIETHLLSRHYEGFLKKGKVRARR
- a CDS encoding type Z 30S ribosomal protein S14 — its product is MARKSQLEKMKREPKFKVRKKNRCRRCGRSRAFYRKFELCRICLRELALRGELPGVRKASW
- the rplE gene encoding 50S ribosomal protein L5, whose amino-acid sequence is MKPRLLEYYKLEVKKQMMEQFDYKNEMQVPKLLKVVVNMGVGEAIQNIKILDSSMDEIAVITGQRPIVTKARLSISNFKLRKGMPIGAKVTLRGDRMYFFIDKLFNVALPRVRDFKGVLPRGFDGRGNYTLGIREQIVFPEINYDKIEKIKGMNVTFVTSAKTDEEALALLKLLGMPFRN
- the rpsH gene encoding 30S ribosomal protein S8 — its product is MPINDHISNFLARVNNAQMAGKNSFELPSSNMLVSIASILTEEGFIESFKYREDTKQGMLRINLKQSPIYGYAILGMRRVSKPGRRVYVGKQDIPTVKRGYGICILSTSRGVMTGDKAKEQGVGGELLCEIW
- the rplO gene encoding 50S ribosomal protein L15, with product MRLDDLKPPTGSKKRKKRVGRGNSSGMGKTCGRGHKGQGQRSGGKTLPGFEGGQMPLQRRVPKRGFRNIFRKEFAIVNVGSLEVFEDGDVVDIPFLLRKGLVKNLKSGVKLLGKGEVTKRLNVKVNKASPSAVQKIEAAGGSVEVG
- the rpsK gene encoding 30S ribosomal protein S11, whose translation is MAKPSKGRKKAKKNIPTALAHIKATFNNTVITITDMDGNTIAWSSAGAMGFKGSRKSTPFAAQMAAEDVAKKAMDNGVRTVAVYIKGPGSGREAALRTLQAAGLKVNYIRDVSPIPHNGCRAPKRRRV
- the rpsM gene encoding 30S ribosomal protein S13 yields the protein MARIAGVDLPKLKKIDIALTYIFGIGHTTSQKVLVEAGVDPTIKVKDLTEDQVAKIREVIDARVKVEGDLRKEVAMNIKRLMDLGTYRGLRHRKGLPVRGQRTHTNARTRKGPRKSVVGKKREKVRK
- the rpmD gene encoding 50S ribosomal protein L30 yields the protein MGKELKITLKKSLIGKSEKQRRVIRGLGLRKLNGTVIRKDTPEIRGMIEKVKFMLHVEEG
- the infA gene encoding translation initiation factor IF-1, which gives rise to MAKEEAIEVEGTVIELLPNAMFRVELENEMVILAHISGKMRMNFIKILPGDKVTVQLSPYDLTRGRIVYRTRR
- the rpsD gene encoding 30S ribosomal protein S4, which encodes MGRYNESVCKLCRREGMKLFLKGDRCFTDKCSFERRPYAPGQQGQRRPKFSDYGVQLRGKQKAKRIYGVMEKQFRIYFYKADKMKGKTGDNLLILLERRLDNVVYRLGFAVTRREARQYVNHGHFNINGKKVNIASYLVKEGDTVELKEKSRKIQQINEALDSVVRKGIPDWLELARDEFTGVVKNLPSREHITEPIQEQLIVELYSK
- the rpsE gene encoding 30S ribosomal protein S5, producing MTKRIKPDGLDLREKVIHISRVSKVVKGGKRFSFSALTVVGDGSGIVGYGLGKANEVPEAIRKAIEKSKKNLVKIPLVEGTIPYDSLGEFGASKVVLKPASPGTGVIAGGAIRAVVEAAGVTDILTKSIGSNNPHNLVKACIDGLLKIKDPSAVVAFRKRGEQ
- the rpmJ gene encoding 50S ribosomal protein L36, with protein sequence MKVRASVKKICDKCIIIKRKGVIRVLCKNPKHKQRQG
- the map gene encoding type I methionyl aminopeptidase, whose translation is MILLKNSEEIEALRAVNAIVADFFERIREIIEPGMSTYDLEEFSEKFVRDRNVGAAFKGYMGYPANLCVSVNEEVVHGIPRKDKLLREGDIVSIDFGLYKDGFYGDAAKTFPVGAVSGKAKKLLDVTESSLYEGIRETKSGNRLYDISYTIQSHVEKNGFSVVRDFVGHGIGKSLHEEPQVPNFGNKGTGIKLVPGLVLALEPMVNQGGYEVEVLGDGWTVVTKDRKLSAHFEHSVAITENGPMILSKV
- a CDS encoding adenylate kinase, translating into MKGIILLGPPGVGKGTQAKKIMERYKIPQISTGDMLREAVKEETELGLKAKMCMDSGSLVPDDVVIGIVRERLQKPDCNSGFILDGFPRTIPQAEALEAVTEELGKEVGYVISLEADESDLIGRLSGRRTCRSCGAMYHVVYNVPKEEGRCDVCKGELYQRDDDKEETIINRLKTYRDMTEPLITYYSSKGNLRTVPAKGEIDDIYGKIVSILDE